GTCGTGTCTCCTGTGTTTGAGAATTCTCAAGCGTGCTtcttaggaaataaaaactctttatggtagcatttctctttaaatgagTAACATTCTGACTTCTCTTTTGACACTGAATGCTAATGCTTCTGTTAGCagtcctttctgcttttccatttcttacaggaaagcaaagctgcaCTTCCTGTTGTGTAGGTGTTTCGCTGTGTTCAGGCAGGCTTGTCAAATTCAGGTGTGGCATCCGTAGGTTGgtcagcagctgcctgggaaggATCTGCTGGTTTTTCACCATTGGCCTCTGACATAGTTGACATCCTAAAGAGCTCTCAAGTACCCTGGCTTAGCAGTGGCTTTTATCTAGTCTGTCCTTTGATTGAGGGAACAAAGTCCTGTCCTATTGAGTGGAAGTAAAACTTTTAAGAAGCACCTGGGTAAGTATGACGAAGATAATTGCCCCTGATACATTACACTTCTATTTTGAAGAAGCTGTTAAATTCTAAGGAGCAGCTAGTACCCAGAAGAATTACAAGTCATCATAGTGGTGATGTTTAGCTTCCTTTCTACTCTGAGGGGCccaagttttgcttttgtttgttaaaGCAGACTTCTTCCTCAGAGGGCATCTAGGCtaaaagacataaaataagGAGCGTTATGGTAGATCTTAGTTGTAGTTCTTTGCATCATTAGATCTGGATGGGCTACTAAAGCAGAATTGGATGTCCCCTAATCTTATGTGTGAAGTCTGGAGATTTAATAATGCCTCTCCTGTAAAAAGTTTTGAATGTCTCTTAGCTGTGAAGCCACAGAAGGACGTGGTCCTCCACTTCCACGTCTGATGCTAAAAAGTATCTAGTTTCTGGCATCACTAGAGAAGTTGCAAAGAAACTATATCATTTAAAAGTCTAGTGCTAAAGTTGTACTGGAAAGCTTTAAAGCTGACGTAGGAAACCTGTGTGGTGGCATCTCTCACTAAGATCTTTAAACTGTTCTCCGTCTGTGGTCTGCAGCGGTAGGGCAATCGTGCAGGACAAAGTCTAAAATTCTAGTAATGTTTTGCTGAGTGGCTGCAAGGTGGTGTGTTTTGGTGTCAGACTACAGTTGGAGCTCTGTAAGAGTTAAGGTAAATTATTGCCCCCTCTCTTCAATAAAAAGGTATGGTTTGAAGTGACTAGACTTGAGTTTCTTCCAGTTTTGGGATCTAGTCTGTAAGGCAGTGGCTCAGTCTGCTTTGCAGAATTTGACCTGGCTCAGAAATACTAGGTGAGGCCAAAGTTCTAATTAGTTTTCCATTATTACTTTTCCTGTCCTGGTGAGGTGAAAGTCTAGTTCTGGGATGCAAgggtgctgggggaggcagggagctgCTTTGTATAACATGTTTTCATAGTTAGGACTGGGTGAAAACCTTCCAAGCAGACTTAAACAAGTTGCCTTGTTGCAGAAGCTTTGCTTGAGGTGGCCTTGAGAGATAAAGGGAACTGCTGGAAAGTTGCCTCTGATGACAAAATGGAGGAGTATTGACTAATAGAGGAGAATTTGGACTTGAGTGTTTTTTACTGTACTCCTTTTTTTCACTTCGAAGtaacttaaaaatacagtggTGTCCAAACAGCCTAGAGGCTGTCCATTTAAGGACTTGTCTTCTGAACCTGCCTTTTCTGGGTGTTGCTCCTTAAAGGTGCCTGTTGGCTTCATCTGAAAACTAAATCCTTATATtggtttttaaaacagtttatatTGGTGGGGAATTTTGTCCCATGTAAGGCTTCTTAGAACATAGGGCACGTAAAACTAGCAtcagctgcctctgcctctAGCTGGTGAGCTTGCATGGAGTTGCAGATCCTTTACAGGAAGAACGCAGAGTTTAACATCAAAAATACCGGTGAAGAAAAACGCCGGGCAGATTGTTCGGTGTTTTTCATATACTTAAGCTGTCTGAAGACTAAAGCAGTGCATTTTGTAATCAAACTTCTACGGCAGCTGTAACCTTCAAATATCTGTGttagaggggaaaagggagctCTGAAgataaaggttttaaaataactctCAGTATTGGAGGGTGGTTGTGCAGAAGCCGTTTGTATGACTTCAGCTTCCTCACTCCAGTTGCATAATCTCACTTTACCAGTTTGCTCTAcaccagaggaaaagaaacttcaggtttttcctcttaaaagaGCAGTTAAAAAGGAAGCAACTTTGAATCGGATGCAAAACTTCTCTTTTCAGATTCCTTTAGGGCAGTAAGTGGGGAGCTTTCATCTGTTGTGCAGATCTTGGCCAGCAGTTTGACAGGCAGTAATAGGTTGATGATAACATTAGTATAAAAACCTTCTCCGCTGTGTATCTGAGGCAGGTCTAACTTGCCTATTAAACGTCCATCTTTTACTGTATGTTAGCGTGTTTATGTTAGGTTCTTACCAGTAACTGCTCAGAGTATTCAGTCCTATCACTTCATGCTCTAGTCCCAAATTCATGGTTTGAATGAAAGCCTGGTAGCTGTTGACATCTGTAAAGACGTATTGGAATTCCATTACGTGTTGGCATACTGTTCTGCTCTTTTTAACAGGCCTTGATGTTGTTCAGTAAGGTTTTTATGTGGAGATTGAGAGTTGCAAGTTGAGTGAAGGATGTGTCTTGGTATATTATTCAGAGACCCCATCTTGTCCCTCCTGGGATTAAAGGCAGCAGTGACTATTGTGCCTTAGCCCAGCTCCTACAGTTGGCTTTGctcctgtttttcctgttctgcagtGTCAACATGGTTGCTATGAAAACAGGGATAAACAATACCACACTGTGTGCCAGCTGCTGCCACCATAGTAGGCAGCTCTTCACCCTTGAGTGTCCAACAAAAATAGCTTGAAATCTTGAACATGGGGATGAAAAAGACTGGGTTACATGTCTGAAGTGCTCAGACAACCAGTTGTTTTATTCTTATTAGCATGTATTTAAGATCTTGCATCCTTTCCCTGcaagaatttcattttaagaggAAAGACCATAACCCTGTTCAGCTGAAAGGTAGATGTGGGATTACAGAAGTAGTGTCCTACAGTTTGAATCTCTTTAAATTCTCAGGCTTCTACCATCATAAGGAGGGTGGATGGTTACTTTATACTGAAGATAATTAACTGTTTTGGAGGAGGAGTGCCTAAAAAGCCACCGTCAACTTGTTCAACGCTGGAGTACTTAAAAAAtcattctaaataaaaatttgtgTTTAGAATTATATTCCATTTAAGAGCTAAATGTCAGGATGCCAATTCTGGCTCCTTCAGGCCATGTGGTGGTCTTGCTGTTTCTGTAGTGGCTTTCTTCTagacaagaagaaatgctgGTAACCTGGGATGATGGATGttttggggttggaaggaagCATTGTGTAACGTAAGAGGTAGGGTGGTAGGATTGTCTTGATCCGGGATCAGGTGAACTGACCAAACAGGTTAGATAATGAATGATTCTGTTAAGAGTCATGAACTGGAAAGGGAGCATGCGACATATTTGAAGTTAAGGATACTTTGTCAAAACTGATCTTGGCatgcatgtttttaaactaGTGTACTTCAAACTTGTCTTCAGGTGAACTTCGAAAAGGGCTCCAGTTTAAATGTTTAGCTTCcttgtcattttatttcttgttctggAAGTCTTGCATAACTGTTGTACGGCTTAGAGGAGTTACGGTGCTGTGACCACAGCCTGTTCAGCCTACCTCACCCTAACCACTGCTTCAGTGTCCTTTCTGCTCAATGAAATGCATACCTCCATTCCCCAATATGGGCAAAAGAAGTGGTTTATGGTGTCTTAGACAGCCGTGCGTAGCTGATGTTTCTGTAGAGTTCTACGGATGTTTTCCAAGTTAGCCTTCTAGATATCTGGCAAGTAACaactattaggaagaaataatttctagaGGGAAGTAGCTGGCTTTCGAGCTTAACTGTGAGGAATAGGGAAAGAGGGTGCATTACTGAAAGAGAGCAACACTGAGGCAGATGAGAAAGCAGTTAAAGGCGTCTACTGcttcttttccctgtttctaAGCATTTTTTGAGTTTTTGAAGTGAAGGTTGGCTGCAAAAGCCTAATTAGTGGAAAAGATATGTAGTGTGCCATTTTTGTGGCTGATTGAGGCAGCTTCACTGCAAGCAAGGCAGAGACAAACTTTTTATCTCCTACAGTGGTTTTAATAGTCCTGATCAGATGCTGTGCAGGGAAGTACTGAGTTAACCAGAAGTCTGTCTTGATTTGCATCGCCTTTGCCAGGAGAGTGGGAACCCTCTGAATCTCTTACTTACTTTAACGTGGCCTTTGGTCAGGGCAGGGGCAGGTGTTCTAAAAATGTCTCTTCCTCAGACAGGTGATCTGCAGCCATGAGCAGCAACGAGTGCTTCAAGTGTGGACGTACCGGCCACTGGGCTCGGGAGTGCCCTACTGGAATTGGCCGCGGTCGTGGGATGAGAAGCCGTGGCAGAGGTGATTGATCACTGTGGTTTTCCATTCTTTGTGCATTAAGATCTCTAGCTGACTGTTCTGAATAGAGTCTAAAAGTGGCTCTTCTAGTCTGAAGTGAAAAAGTTAAACGCCAGTTGGTAATAATTTCACCGGTTCTTGACTCTGCATACGAGCTTTTCCAGGGGCCTCCAAGGGTGAAGATAACTTGTCACTTTGGCTGGGATTGTCCTTAATTAACTCTTAAGAATATTCTGAATTCTAAATCCTTaaacccttctttttttttcttgttacgCATTTCAAGCAGGCTTCCAGTTCATGTCTTCGTCTCTCCCGGACATCTGTTACCGCTGTGGTGAGTCTGGCCATCTTGCCAAGGACTGTGATCTTCAGGAGGATGGTAAGTATCAATAAATATTCCATCTCTTCAATCACATGGACACAGATCTATGGTTGAAGAGAGGATTTAGTACACTGGGAGTTAACTCAAAGCAAGCTGTACATTCCCCTTGCTAGAAGCATGCTACAGCTCACGCTACCAAGGTTTTATAGTCTTGTTTGGTATGTTTTTCTTATTGTGGAAGCCTGCTATAACTGCGGTAGAGGTGGCCACATTGCGAAGGACTGCAAGGAGCCGAAGAGGGAGCGAGAGCAATGCTGCTACAACTGTGGCAAGCCCGGCCATCTGGCTCGTGACTGTGACCATGCAGATGAGCAGAAGTGCTATTCTTGTGGAGAGTTTGGACACATTCAAAAAGACTGCACCAAAGTGAAATGCTACAGGTAAGAACTGACAAGAGATGACTGCAGGATGTAACCTGAGTGATAGATGCATTCTGTATCCAGTTTTGGttaggaagaaaagattaaacTTTGACCAGGTAGCTTGTTTCTTTACACAGTTATCTACTATTGTTTGAAACTAAGGCTTGAACATCTGTTGGTAAAGGTCAGAATGGTACAGAT
This DNA window, taken from Cuculus canorus isolate bCucCan1 chromosome 11, bCucCan1.pri, whole genome shotgun sequence, encodes the following:
- the CNBP gene encoding CCHC-type zinc finger nucleic acid binding protein isoform X1 yields the protein MSSNECFKCGRTGHWARECPTGIGRGRGMRSRGRAGFQFMSSSLPDICYRCGESGHLAKDCDLQEDEACYNCGRGGHIAKDCKEPKREREQCCYNCGKPGHLARDCDHADEQKCYSCGEFGHIQKDCTKVKCYRCGETGHVAINCSKTSEVNCYRCGESGHLARECTIEATA
- the CNBP gene encoding CCHC-type zinc finger nucleic acid binding protein isoform X3, giving the protein MSSNECFKCGRTGHWARECPTGIGRGRGMRSRGRGFQFMSSSLPDICYRCGESGHLAKDCDLQEDEACYNCGRGGHIAKDCKEPKREREQCCYNCGKPGHLARDCDHADEQKCYSCGEFGHIQKDCTKVKCYRCGETGHVAINCSKTSEVNCYRCGESGHLARECTIEATA
- the CNBP gene encoding CCHC-type zinc finger nucleic acid binding protein isoform X4; the encoded protein is MSSNECFKCGRTGHWARECPTGIGRGRGMRSRGRGFQFMSSSLPDICYRCGESGHLAKDCDLQEDACYNCGRGGHIAKDCKEPKREREQCCYNCGKPGHLARDCDHADEQKCYSCGEFGHIQKDCTKVKCYRCGETGHVAINCSKTSEVNCYRCGESGHLARECTIEATA
- the CNBP gene encoding CCHC-type zinc finger nucleic acid binding protein isoform X2; its protein translation is MSSNECFKCGRTGHWARECPTGIGRGRGMRSRGRAGFQFMSSSLPDICYRCGESGHLAKDCDLQEDACYNCGRGGHIAKDCKEPKREREQCCYNCGKPGHLARDCDHADEQKCYSCGEFGHIQKDCTKVKCYRCGETGHVAINCSKTSEVNCYRCGESGHLARECTIEATA